The Petropleomorpha daqingensis genome includes a window with the following:
- a CDS encoding FAD-binding oxidoreductase, giving the protein MTTTTSTWAAELSAALGEQNVLTDPDVTASYARDQAMLAEAGTPATVVFARSTADVVAVMQIASRHGVPVVPRGAGSGLAGASNAVDGAITLVMTRMDAVLEVSPADRLAVVQPGVVNKALRDAVAGAGLFYPPDPSSYDWCTIGGNLSQNSGGLCCVKYGVTTDYVLGLEVVLADGRVLRTGRRTVKGVAGYDLARLFVGSEGTLGIITEATLALRPAPQPPVTLVATFATTAQTGQVVENVVTGGLVPSLLEVMDNTCICVVDDLLHADLDRDAHALLVAQSDAGGEAAVREIEALAELCRAAGADLVHTTDDPAEGDLLLAARRMALPALEQLGSTLIDDVAVPRSRIAAFLDGCDAISAARELTIGVVGHAGDGNMHPTICFDPTDPDQRTRAFGAFDDILELGLSLGGTVTGEHGIGSIKVDWLEREVGPVSLSVHRAIKDALDPQGLLNPGKVLRRAHVGDLAVADALVGRA; this is encoded by the coding sequence GTGACCACGACGACGTCGACGTGGGCCGCCGAGTTGTCGGCGGCGCTGGGCGAGCAGAACGTCCTCACCGATCCGGACGTGACCGCGTCCTACGCCCGGGACCAGGCGATGCTGGCCGAGGCCGGCACGCCGGCCACGGTCGTGTTCGCCCGCTCCACCGCCGACGTGGTGGCGGTGATGCAGATCGCCTCCCGGCACGGGGTGCCGGTGGTCCCGCGTGGCGCGGGGTCGGGCCTGGCCGGGGCGAGCAACGCCGTCGACGGCGCGATCACGCTGGTGATGACCCGCATGGACGCCGTCCTCGAGGTCTCCCCCGCCGACCGGCTGGCCGTCGTCCAGCCCGGCGTGGTGAACAAGGCGTTGCGCGACGCCGTCGCCGGTGCCGGGCTGTTCTACCCGCCGGACCCCTCCAGCTACGACTGGTGCACCATCGGCGGCAACCTCTCGCAGAACTCCGGCGGGCTGTGCTGCGTCAAGTACGGCGTCACCACCGACTACGTGCTCGGCCTGGAGGTCGTGCTCGCCGACGGGCGGGTGCTGCGGACCGGACGCCGCACGGTCAAGGGCGTGGCCGGCTACGACCTGGCCCGGCTGTTCGTCGGCTCGGAGGGCACGCTCGGGATCATCACCGAGGCGACGCTCGCGCTGCGCCCGGCCCCGCAGCCGCCGGTCACCCTGGTCGCCACGTTCGCCACCACTGCGCAGACCGGCCAGGTCGTCGAGAACGTGGTCACCGGTGGCCTCGTGCCCAGCCTGCTCGAGGTCATGGACAACACCTGCATCTGCGTGGTCGACGACCTGCTGCACGCCGACCTCGACCGCGATGCGCACGCGCTGCTGGTGGCGCAGTCCGACGCCGGCGGGGAGGCGGCCGTCCGCGAGATCGAGGCGCTCGCCGAGCTGTGCCGCGCGGCCGGCGCCGACCTGGTGCACACCACCGACGACCCCGCGGAGGGCGACCTCCTGCTGGCCGCCCGGCGGATGGCCCTACCGGCGTTGGAGCAGCTGGGCAGCACGCTCATCGACGACGTCGCCGTCCCCCGCTCGCGGATCGCCGCCTTCCTCGACGGGTGCGATGCCATCTCCGCTGCGCGCGAGCTGACGATCGGCGTGGTCGGGCACGCCGGCGACGGCAACATGCACCCGACCATCTGCTTCGACCCCACCGATCCCGACCAGCGGACGCGTGCGTTCGGCGCCTTCGACGACATCCTCGAGCTCGGCCTCTCGCTGGGCGGCACGGTCACCGGCGAGCACGGCATCGGCTCGATCAAGGTCGACTGGCTGGAGCGCGAGGTCGGCCCGGTCTCGCTGTCGGTGCACCGCGCGATCAAGGACGCGCTGGACCCGCAGGGCCTGCTCAACCCGGGCAAGGTGCTGCGCCGGGCGCACGTCGGCGACCTGGCCGTCGCCGACGCCCTGGTCGGCCGCGCGTGA
- the pyrE gene encoding orotate phosphoribosyltransferase, protein MAPFAPDRDRLLELIVELAVVHGKVTLSSGREADWYIDMRRLTLHHEGAPLVGRVMRQLTRDLRYDVVGGLTLGADPVATAMLHAAADGEGFLDACVVRKAGKAHGLQRRIEGPDVEGRAVLVVEDVSTTGGSPLTAAEALQEAGAEVIGVAVIVDRGGRAAVEQAGFEYRAAYELADLGLS, encoded by the coding sequence ATGGCCCCCTTCGCACCCGACCGTGACCGCCTGCTCGAGCTGATCGTCGAGCTGGCAGTGGTGCACGGGAAGGTGACGCTGTCCTCCGGGCGCGAGGCCGACTGGTACATCGACATGCGCCGGCTGACCCTGCACCACGAGGGCGCGCCGCTGGTCGGCCGCGTGATGCGGCAGCTCACCCGTGACCTGCGCTACGACGTCGTCGGTGGGCTGACCCTCGGGGCCGACCCCGTCGCCACGGCGATGCTGCACGCCGCCGCCGACGGGGAGGGCTTCCTCGATGCCTGCGTCGTCCGCAAGGCGGGCAAGGCGCACGGCTTGCAGCGGCGGATCGAGGGCCCGGACGTCGAGGGCCGCGCCGTCCTGGTCGTCGAGGACGTCTCGACCACCGGCGGCAGCCCGCTGACCGCCGCCGAGGCGCTCCAGGAGGCCGGCGCCGAGGTCATCGGCGTGGCCGTGATCGTCGACCGCGGCGGGCGGGCCGCCGTCGAGCAGGCCGGCTTCGAGTACCGGGCCGCCTACGAGCTGGCCGATCTGGGCCTGAGCTAG
- a CDS encoding DedA family protein produces MGSFLDPQHLITTFGLIGLLAIIFAECGLLIGFFLPGDSLLFVAGLVAAGGLANVSFVPLWVLLALVPVFAIAGNLVGYWIGFRAGPAIFNKPDSRLFKAEYVEKAHGFFDKYGARTIVLARFVPIVRTFATVMAGASKMNFRVYAFYSVIGGILWGAGVVALGYWLGQVEWIKNNIELLAIGIVVVSVVPIAIELLRGRRRAARAQTTADRA; encoded by the coding sequence GTGGGCTCTTTCCTCGATCCGCAGCACCTGATCACCACCTTCGGGCTGATCGGCCTGCTCGCGATCATCTTCGCCGAGTGCGGGCTGCTGATCGGCTTCTTCCTGCCCGGTGACTCGCTGCTGTTCGTGGCGGGCCTGGTGGCCGCCGGCGGCCTGGCCAACGTGTCGTTCGTGCCGCTGTGGGTGCTGCTGGCCCTCGTCCCGGTGTTCGCCATCGCGGGCAACCTGGTCGGCTACTGGATCGGCTTCCGCGCCGGGCCGGCGATCTTCAACAAGCCGGACTCGCGGCTGTTCAAGGCCGAGTACGTGGAGAAGGCCCACGGCTTCTTCGACAAGTACGGCGCTCGCACGATCGTGCTGGCCCGGTTCGTGCCCATCGTGCGCACGTTCGCCACGGTCATGGCCGGCGCCTCGAAGATGAACTTCCGCGTCTACGCCTTCTACTCGGTGATCGGCGGCATCCTGTGGGGCGCCGGCGTCGTGGCCCTCGGCTACTGGCTGGGCCAGGTCGAGTGGATCAAGAACAACATCGAGCTGCTCGCGATCGGGATCGTCGTGGTCTCCGTCGTCCCGATCGCGATCGAGCTGCTCCGTGGCCGGCGCCGCGCCGCCCGCGCGCAGACGACCGCCGACCGCGCCTAG
- a CDS encoding fasciclin domain-containing protein codes for MKRIPRAVLPVAVAAALTACTSDNGSSSASGSSTSSAADGSASSTSAASDQPFGAGCAQIPAESFAGMATAPVATAAASNPVLTTLVRAVTTANLVDSLNSQQDITVLAPADAAFQAVPADTLNAVLADVPQLTSILTHHVIQGRLAPDQLAGQQTTLNNDTVTIEGSGENFTISGDQTVTGQPATVICGNVPTANATVYVIDQVLKPQS; via the coding sequence GTGAAGCGCATCCCCCGCGCCGTCCTGCCGGTGGCGGTCGCCGCGGCGCTGACCGCCTGCACCTCGGACAACGGCTCGAGCAGCGCCTCCGGATCGAGCACCAGCTCGGCGGCCGACGGCTCCGCCTCCTCGACCAGCGCGGCCTCGGACCAGCCGTTCGGCGCGGGGTGCGCGCAGATCCCCGCCGAGAGCTTCGCGGGCATGGCCACCGCGCCGGTCGCGACCGCGGCCGCGAGCAACCCCGTGCTGACGACGCTGGTCCGGGCGGTCACCACCGCCAACCTCGTCGACTCGCTCAACAGCCAGCAGGACATCACCGTTCTCGCACCCGCGGACGCGGCGTTCCAGGCGGTGCCGGCCGACACGCTCAACGCCGTCCTGGCCGACGTCCCCCAGCTGACCTCGATCCTGACCCACCACGTCATCCAGGGCCGGCTCGCGCCCGACCAGCTCGCCGGCCAGCAGACGACGCTGAACAACGACACGGTGACGATCGAGGGCTCGGGGGAGAACTTCACGATCTCCGGCGACCAGACCGTGACCGGGCAGCCGGCGACGGTCATCTGCGGCAACGTGCCGACGGCCAACGCGACGGTCTACGTCATCGACCAGGTGCTCAAGCCGCAGAGCTGA